One genomic window of Cyprinus carpio isolate SPL01 chromosome B8, ASM1834038v1, whole genome shotgun sequence includes the following:
- the LOC109045111 gene encoding homeobox protein Nkx-2.5-like: MLPSPVTSTPFSVKDILKLEQQHALNPNGFIGAEQDTVPLQSLQLQCMQSTLSRSLDLLYSPEKHSVIAGEQLKCALSSDDFDIVRSSCGSPTEEEETSMCPFDDSGYNGRKEETPGEKPKQRLRRKPRVLFSQTQVFELERRFKQQRYLSAPERDHLAHVLKLTSTQVKIWFQNRRYKCKRQRQDKSLELAGPRRVAVPVLVRDGKPCHAAPYNVTVSYPYNNYYNSYGNNPYHCNFTSVPPFPNTSQIPNHFVDMNLTTGGVDGIRTW; the protein is encoded by the exons ATGCTTCCGAGTCCTGTAACCTCAACTCCGTTTTCGGTAAAGGACATCCTCAAACTGGAACAGCAACATGCTCTGAACCCCAACGGATTCATAGGTGCTGAGCAGGACACTGTCCCGCTGCAGTCGCTCCAGCTTCAGTGCATGCAGAGCACACTGAGCCGGAGTCTGGATCTCCTCTACAGCCCCGAGAAACACAGCGTGATCGCCGGGGAACAGCTGAAATGCGCCCTCAGTTCAGACGACTTTGACATCGTCAGAAGCTCCTGCGGATCTCCAACGGAGGAGGAAGAAACAA gtATGTGTCCATTTGACGATTCCGGTTATAATGGTAGAAAAGAGGAAACACCGGGGGAGAAACCAAAGCAGAGGCTGCGCAGGAAACCCCGCGTGCTCTTCTCTCAGACTCAAGTGTTTGAGCTGGAAAGACGCTTCAAGCAGCAGAGATACCTGTCAGCACCCGAGCGAGACCACCTGGCTCACGTGCTGAAGCTCACCTCAACACAGGTCAAAATATGGTTCCAGAACCGGAGGTACAAGTGTAAGAGACAGCGCCAGGATAAAAGTCTGGAGCTGGCCGGCCCGCGGAGGGTGGCGGTGCCCGTGCTGGTGCGAGACGGCAAACCCTGTCATGCAGCTCCGTACAACGTCACTGTGTCATATCCCTATAATAACTATTACAACAGCTATGGAAATAACCCATACCACTGTAACTTCACTTCTGTGCCACCGTTTCCCAACACAAGTCAAATTCCCAACCACTTCGTGGATATGAATTTGACGACGGGAGGTGTAGATGGGATCAGAACTTGGTGA